A single Silvibacterium dinghuense DNA region contains:
- the hisI gene encoding phosphoribosyl-AMP cyclohydrolase, with translation MSETTIDFEKMEGLVPGIVQDAKTGEVLMVGFLNRTSYEKTLETGFVTFWSRTRQKLWMKGETSGNRLRVVEAATDCDNDTLLFRVEVEGDGLVCHEGTVSCFTRPITLPAAAAKEAK, from the coding sequence ATGAGCGAAACGACGATTGATTTTGAAAAGATGGAAGGCCTGGTGCCGGGCATCGTGCAGGATGCGAAGACCGGCGAGGTGCTGATGGTGGGATTCCTGAACCGCACCAGCTACGAGAAGACGCTTGAGACTGGCTTCGTGACCTTCTGGAGCCGCACCCGGCAGAAGCTGTGGATGAAGGGCGAGACCAGCGGCAACCGTCTGCGCGTGGTTGAGGCTGCAACCGACTGCGACAACGACACCCTGCTCTTTCGCGTTGAAGTGGAAGGCGACGGCCTGGTTTGCCACGAAGGCACCGTCAGCTGCTTCACCCGTCCCATCACCCTGCCCGCCGCTGCCGCCAAGGAGGCCAAGTAA
- the hisG gene encoding ATP phosphoribosyltransferase, translating to MSTHKLRLGIPKGSLQDATIALFQRAGWNIYANGRSYFPTIDDKEIECMLIRAQEMARYVEKGVLDAGLTGIDWVVESGLEVESVTSLVYSKQSRQRVKWVLAVPEDSPYQKAEDLAGKVIATELVEVAKKYFAGKNVPVKVEFSWGATEVKPPMLADAIVEVTETGSSLRANRLRIIDTIMESETRLIANKGAYADSWKKNKIDSLALMLNAAIDAQGQVGLMLNVEKSNLDAILGILPALNSPTVSQLSNSTWCAVNTILEEGVVREVVPRLKAAGATGIVEYPLNKVVL from the coding sequence ATGTCGACCCATAAGCTTCGTCTCGGAATTCCCAAAGGCAGCCTGCAGGATGCCACCATCGCCCTCTTTCAGCGCGCCGGCTGGAACATCTACGCCAACGGCCGCTCCTACTTCCCCACCATCGACGACAAGGAAATCGAATGCATGCTCATCCGCGCGCAGGAGATGGCCCGCTACGTTGAGAAGGGTGTGCTCGACGCCGGCCTCACCGGCATCGACTGGGTCGTCGAGAGCGGTCTCGAGGTCGAGAGCGTCACCAGCCTTGTTTATTCGAAGCAGAGCCGCCAGCGCGTAAAGTGGGTGCTCGCCGTGCCCGAGGACTCGCCCTACCAGAAGGCTGAAGATCTCGCGGGCAAGGTCATCGCGACTGAACTCGTAGAGGTCGCCAAGAAGTACTTCGCCGGAAAGAACGTGCCTGTGAAGGTCGAGTTCAGCTGGGGCGCAACCGAAGTGAAACCGCCCATGCTCGCCGACGCCATCGTCGAAGTCACCGAGACCGGCAGCTCGCTGCGCGCCAACCGCCTGCGCATCATTGACACCATCATGGAGAGCGAGACGCGCCTCATCGCCAACAAGGGCGCTTATGCGGACTCGTGGAAGAAGAATAAGATCGACAGCCTTGCGCTGATGCTCAACGCGGCCATCGATGCGCAGGGCCAGGTGGGCCTGATGCTCAACGTCGAGAAGAGCAACCTCGATGCGATCCTCGGCATTCTGCCCGCGCTGAACTCACCGACCGTCTCGCAGCTCAGCAACTCCACCTGGTGCGCGGTGAATACCATCCTCGAAGAAGGCGTGGTGCGTGAAGTGGTGCCCAGGCTCAAGGCCGCGGGCGCAACCGGCATCGTCGAGTATCCGCTGAACAAGGTGGTGCTGTAG
- the hisD gene encoding histidinol dehydrogenase yields the protein MTTRSAAAKRRIGELLTRRSDTWERVTPAAKRIVDGVRKGGDRVLRRYASQLDKLPSQSPLQISADELKAAWEATPVEMRRTLETAAKNIRAFAQKQKPKDWDFAPVPGVTTGQRVRPLGAVGCYVPSGRYPLPSTLLMTAIPAQVAGVPRIVAVSPKPALETLAAAHLLGITEFYRLGGAHAIAALAYGTETLAKVDKIVGPGNAYVTAAKKLVSFDCAIDMLAGPTEIVVTSDAGTPAGIASDLVAQAEHDPDALAIFLTTRADLASVVSAEVKQRVKSNATAREAIQRNGLIFVTKSQEEARDLTNALAPEHLTIDSEEDLAWVENAGSVFIGEHSAQPLGDYVSGPNHTLPTGGLARVRGGLSVMDFVKLITVQSYTAKGLAKLGPAGVSLAKAEGLTGHADAIEVRLKALAEGKNA from the coding sequence ATGACAACCCGGAGCGCCGCCGCAAAGCGGCGCATCGGCGAACTGCTCACCCGGCGCAGCGATACCTGGGAGCGCGTGACGCCGGCAGCGAAACGCATTGTCGACGGCGTGCGCAAGGGGGGAGATCGCGTCCTGCGCCGTTATGCCTCGCAGCTCGACAAGCTTCCGTCACAGTCGCCGTTACAAATTTCTGCCGATGAGCTGAAAGCCGCATGGGAGGCCACTCCTGTCGAGATGCGGCGCACCCTTGAGACGGCGGCGAAGAACATCCGCGCCTTCGCGCAGAAGCAGAAACCGAAAGATTGGGACTTCGCGCCGGTGCCGGGAGTGACCACCGGCCAGCGTGTACGTCCCTTGGGTGCGGTGGGATGCTATGTTCCGAGCGGACGCTATCCGCTGCCCTCTACGCTGTTGATGACCGCAATCCCCGCGCAGGTCGCAGGCGTGCCGCGCATCGTGGCTGTTTCGCCGAAGCCCGCGCTCGAGACCCTAGCCGCTGCGCACCTGCTCGGCATCACCGAGTTCTATCGCCTTGGTGGAGCGCACGCGATTGCTGCGCTGGCCTATGGCACGGAGACACTTGCGAAGGTCGACAAGATCGTCGGCCCCGGCAATGCTTATGTCACTGCTGCGAAGAAGCTCGTCTCTTTTGACTGCGCCATCGACATGCTCGCCGGGCCGACGGAGATTGTCGTGACCAGCGATGCCGGCACGCCTGCTGGCATCGCCTCCGATCTTGTCGCGCAGGCCGAGCACGATCCCGACGCGCTCGCCATCTTCCTCACCACGCGCGCCGATCTCGCATCCGTAGTCTCTGCCGAAGTGAAGCAGCGTGTGAAGTCGAATGCCACCGCGCGCGAAGCCATCCAGCGCAACGGCCTCATTTTCGTGACGAAATCGCAGGAAGAAGCGCGTGATCTGACCAATGCCCTCGCGCCCGAGCATCTCACTATCGACAGCGAAGAAGACCTCGCCTGGGTCGAGAATGCAGGCTCGGTCTTCATCGGTGAACACTCCGCGCAGCCGCTGGGCGATTATGTTTCCGGGCCCAATCACACACTGCCCACCGGCGGCCTCGCCCGCGTGCGCGGCGGTCTCAGTGTGATGGACTTCGTCAAGCTCATCACCGTGCAGTCGTACACCGCGAAAGGTCTCGCGAAGCTCGGTCCTGCAGGCGTCTCGCTGGCAAAGGCCGAAGGACTGACAGGCCACGCGGATGCCATCGAAGTGCGCCTGAAAGCCCTGGCAGAAGGGAAGAACGCATGA
- the hisC gene encoding histidinol-phosphate transaminase: MSEIVSSVAAPEPRALVKKIKEYHPPLGDRSGIRLDFNENTFACSPKVLDALQRVTRGDLTRYPERTPVEAIVAAKLGIQPSQALLTNGVDEAIHVLCQAYLDKDDELLLPVPTYTMYGVYASATEGRLVEVPAGEDFQFPLEALLARITPKTKLIAIANPNSPTGQVISREDILKVVAAVPHAMVLIDEAYYHFYGQSVMDLVGRVPNVIVARTFSKVYGLAGLRLGLLAADESAMQWLRRVISPYSVNALALACLPPALEDDAYLDWYVNEVRQAREKFTVALTRMGVRWWPSQANFVLTNIGAKHAAFSKAMHARGVLVRDRSSDPGCDGCVRITIGTREHTAAGIAAMEAVLNEIEWTGERA; this comes from the coding sequence ATGAGCGAAATCGTAAGCTCCGTTGCTGCGCCCGAGCCGCGTGCGCTCGTAAAGAAAATCAAGGAATACCACCCGCCGCTCGGCGATCGCAGCGGCATCCGCCTCGACTTCAACGAGAACACCTTTGCCTGCTCGCCGAAGGTGCTCGATGCGTTGCAGCGCGTCACTCGTGGCGATTTGACGAGGTATCCCGAGCGCACGCCGGTCGAGGCCATCGTCGCAGCAAAGCTCGGCATTCAGCCTTCGCAGGCGCTGCTCACCAACGGCGTCGATGAAGCCATCCACGTGCTCTGCCAAGCCTATCTCGACAAGGACGACGAGCTGCTGCTGCCCGTGCCCACCTACACCATGTATGGCGTGTATGCGTCGGCCACCGAAGGCAGGCTCGTCGAAGTGCCCGCGGGCGAAGACTTCCAGTTTCCGCTCGAGGCCCTGCTCGCGCGCATCACGCCGAAGACCAAGCTCATCGCCATCGCCAATCCCAACAGCCCCACCGGGCAGGTGATCTCGCGCGAAGACATCCTCAAGGTCGTCGCCGCGGTGCCGCACGCCATGGTGCTCATCGATGAGGCTTACTACCACTTCTACGGCCAGTCGGTGATGGATCTCGTCGGCCGGGTGCCAAATGTCATCGTCGCGCGCACCTTTTCGAAGGTCTATGGGCTGGCTGGCCTGCGTCTTGGCCTGCTGGCTGCCGACGAGTCGGCCATGCAGTGGTTGCGCCGTGTGATCTCGCCTTACAGCGTGAATGCGCTGGCGCTGGCCTGCCTGCCTCCCGCGCTCGAAGACGATGCCTATCTCGACTGGTACGTGAACGAAGTGAGGCAGGCGCGCGAAAAATTCACCGTTGCGCTCACTCGCATGGGCGTGCGCTGGTGGCCGTCGCAGGCAAATTTTGTGCTGACGAACATTGGTGCGAAGCACGCAGCCTTCTCGAAGGCCATGCATGCGCGCGGTGTGCTGGTGCGCGACCGCTCGAGCGATCCTGGCTGCGATGGCTGCGTGCGCATCACCATTGGCACGCGCGAACACACGGCCGCCGGCATTGCCGCGATGGAAGCGGTACTCAACGAAATCGAATGGACAGGAGAAAGAGCCTGA
- the hisB gene encoding imidazoleglycerol-phosphate dehydratase HisB, which produces MAKKAAAKTTKKSAIAVEASAAKRIGVIDRKTAETQIQLKLTIEGEGKYNISTGIRFFDHMLELFTRHGAFDLDLKCTGDLDVDQHHTVEDVGIALGEAFDKALGDKRGIWRAGYFVMTMDETLGLAAVDLSGRVESVIKTKVKTRLVGDLQSELVDDFFDGFARGARANVHIKTMYGRSNHHKIEALFKAFARALRVACSRDKQLGEMLPSTKGLL; this is translated from the coding sequence ATGGCGAAGAAAGCAGCAGCAAAGACCACCAAGAAGTCGGCCATTGCAGTAGAAGCGAGCGCGGCCAAGCGCATCGGCGTCATCGACCGCAAGACTGCCGAGACGCAGATCCAGCTGAAGCTCACCATCGAAGGCGAAGGCAAGTACAACATCTCCACCGGCATCCGCTTCTTCGATCACATGCTCGAGCTCTTCACGCGTCACGGCGCCTTCGACCTCGACCTGAAGTGCACCGGCGATCTCGATGTCGATCAGCACCACACCGTCGAAGATGTAGGCATCGCGCTCGGTGAGGCCTTCGACAAGGCGCTCGGCGACAAGCGCGGCATCTGGCGTGCAGGCTACTTCGTCATGACCATGGATGAGACGCTCGGTCTCGCGGCCGTCGACCTCAGCGGCCGCGTCGAGTCGGTGATCAAGACCAAGGTGAAGACGCGCCTGGTTGGCGATCTGCAGTCCGAACTGGTCGATGACTTCTTCGATGGTTTTGCCCGCGGCGCGCGCGCCAACGTGCACATCAAGACCATGTACGGCCGCTCGAATCACCACAAGATAGAAGCGCTCTTCAAGGCCTTTGCCCGTGCACTCCGTGTGGCCTGCTCGCGCGACAAGCAGCTCGGCGAGATGCTGCCATCGACCAAGGGGCTGCTGTGA
- the hisH gene encoding imidazole glycerol phosphate synthase subunit HisH encodes MIAVIDYKAGNLTSVIKALRAVEAHPQVTEDPEVVRRASKIVLPGVGHFSGTAFLEQHGLKQAIAERVAEGVPLLGICVGLQWLYQGSTEAPDAPGFGFFPAMCSRFEGGGKVPHVGWNAIAVKEGSRLLASVPDGSFVYFTHSFRAPVTAETVGTTEYGGAFTAAAERDHVMGVQFHPEKSGVTGLRILRNFVEIPC; translated from the coding sequence GTGATCGCCGTCATCGATTACAAGGCCGGCAACCTCACCTCGGTGATCAAGGCGTTGCGCGCGGTTGAAGCGCATCCCCAGGTCACCGAGGACCCAGAGGTCGTGCGGCGTGCTTCGAAGATTGTGCTGCCTGGCGTCGGGCACTTCAGTGGCACGGCATTTCTTGAGCAGCACGGATTGAAGCAGGCAATTGCCGAGCGCGTGGCCGAAGGCGTGCCGCTGCTCGGTATCTGCGTAGGCTTGCAGTGGCTTTATCAGGGCAGCACCGAGGCTCCCGACGCCCCAGGCTTCGGATTCTTCCCCGCCATGTGCTCGCGCTTCGAAGGCGGTGGCAAGGTGCCGCATGTTGGATGGAATGCGATTGCGGTAAAAGAAGGCTCGCGGCTGCTTGCGAGCGTGCCCGATGGCAGCTTCGTCTACTTCACCCACTCCTTCCGTGCACCGGTCACTGCGGAGACCGTCGGTACTACGGAATACGGTGGTGCCTTCACCGCGGCAGCGGAGCGCGATCACGTAATGGGCGTGCAGTTTCATCCGGAGAAGTCGGGCGTGACCGGCCTCCGCATCCTGCGCAACTTTGTGGAGATACCATGCTGA
- the hisF gene encoding imidazole glycerol phosphate synthase subunit HisF, whose translation MLTRRVIACLDVKDGRVVKGVQFVDLVDAGDPAELAARHALAGADEIVLLDITATHEGRGTLIETVRRTARRLFIPFTVGGGIRTLDDATAVFDAGADKVSVNSAALTRPELIDEIGSRFGAQAVIVAIDARRGDKSPEEAEVFVAGGRKPTGRNAVEWAREAEQRGAGEILLTSMDSDGMRNGFDCALTAAVSQAVQIPVIASGGAGSAAHFSQVFLEGKADAALAASIFHFGIADARALKEEVARADVPMRLPC comes from the coding sequence ATGCTGACGCGGCGTGTGATTGCATGTCTCGATGTGAAGGATGGGCGCGTCGTTAAAGGCGTGCAGTTCGTCGATCTGGTGGACGCGGGCGATCCGGCGGAACTGGCGGCGCGCCATGCGCTCGCGGGCGCGGACGAGATCGTGCTGCTCGACATCACTGCTACGCACGAAGGCCGTGGCACGTTGATTGAAACCGTGCGCCGCACCGCGCGCCGGCTCTTCATCCCGTTTACGGTGGGCGGAGGCATCCGCACGCTCGATGATGCGACGGCGGTCTTCGACGCCGGTGCGGATAAGGTCAGCGTGAACTCTGCGGCACTGACGCGTCCGGAGCTGATCGACGAGATCGGCTCGCGCTTCGGTGCACAGGCGGTGATCGTCGCCATCGACGCGCGCCGTGGTGATAAGTCGCCTGAGGAGGCGGAGGTCTTCGTCGCCGGTGGACGCAAACCCACCGGCCGCAACGCTGTGGAGTGGGCGCGCGAGGCCGAGCAGCGCGGCGCGGGCGAGATTCTTCTCACCTCGATGGACTCCGACGGCATGCGTAACGGATTCGATTGCGCATTGACCGCTGCCGTCAGCCAGGCCGTGCAGATTCCCGTCATCGCCTCCGGCGGTGCAGGCTCGGCGGCACACTTCTCCCAGGTATTTCTCGAGGGCAAGGCCGATGCCGCGCTCGCCGCGAGTATCTTTCACTTCGGTATCGCCGATGCGCGTGCGCTCAAAGAAGAAGTCGCGCGGGCTGACGTTCCCATGAGGCTTCCATGCTGA
- a CDS encoding HisA/HisF-related TIM barrel protein, whose product MLIPSIDLMGGRIVQLVQGEKLKLAFDDFEYWIDRFSGYSTVQLIDLDAAMRQGDNTVLIEKIASRLPCQVGGGIRTPERAQELLGAGAHRVIVGSVLFRHDSVDTEVAAAFSSAIGADQFVASIDTKGGKVAVKGWKEQVSLTPEEAIAQLDPYCGAYLYTHVDTEGTLRGFPVERAETLHGLTTRRLIVAGGIREQAEIDALDRIGVDAVAGMAVYTGLLAT is encoded by the coding sequence ATGCTGATTCCTTCGATTGACCTGATGGGCGGGCGCATTGTGCAGCTCGTGCAGGGTGAAAAACTCAAACTCGCCTTCGATGACTTCGAATACTGGATCGACCGCTTCTCCGGCTACTCGACCGTACAGCTCATCGATCTCGATGCCGCGATGCGGCAGGGTGACAACACCGTGCTGATCGAGAAGATCGCCAGCCGCCTGCCCTGCCAGGTGGGCGGCGGTATCCGCACGCCGGAGCGCGCGCAGGAGCTGCTGGGCGCCGGAGCGCACCGCGTCATCGTCGGATCGGTGCTCTTCCGGCATGACTCGGTCGATACCGAAGTTGCCGCTGCCTTCTCCAGCGCCATCGGCGCCGATCAATTTGTAGCCAGCATTGATACAAAAGGCGGCAAGGTCGCGGTCAAGGGCTGGAAGGAACAGGTCTCGCTCACGCCGGAAGAGGCCATCGCGCAACTCGATCCCTATTGCGGCGCATACCTCTACACGCATGTCGATACCGAGGGCACTCTCCGCGGTTTTCCTGTCGAGCGGGCGGAGACGCTGCACGGCCTCACGACGCGGCGGCTGATCGTGGCCGGAGGCATCCGTGAGCAGGCGGAGATCGACGCGCTCGATCGCATCGGTGTGGATGCGGTTGCGGGGATGGCGGTCTACACCGGCCTTCTGGCAACATAG
- a CDS encoding pyridoxal phosphate-dependent aminotransferase, with protein MTSKKKSHHLARRLDEVGFSDIVQIRNKVLDLRAAGQAVHAFHGGEPFFETPEAVKYAMMKALVENRTRYAPSSGIEPLREAIARKLQAKNHIKTTAEHVIVTAGGAHALYAAFQTVLNPGDDVLLFSPYWTPIKDMITGSEARALFVPTTTARRNGITQTLEQFSTPNTRAIYYNTPQNPSGTVFTRAEAEEVAAFAKKHDLIVIADEAYEDLVYDGEHVSIASLPGMAERTITTYTLSKSYGMTGWRVGYAVAQEPFMTGLKKMVLYSVNGVSTPTQWAALEALRLPQSYLDCRLEQYRERRDLLVAGLNEVGLACETPAGAFYVFADAKKIHKDSRKAAATLLDKAHVATIPGVVFGAQGEGFVRFGYAMTMEAITAGLEALKAFGIKK; from the coding sequence ATGACTTCAAAGAAGAAATCGCACCATCTTGCGCGCCGGCTCGATGAAGTCGGCTTTTCCGATATTGTCCAGATCCGCAACAAGGTTCTTGATCTCCGCGCTGCCGGGCAGGCCGTGCATGCCTTTCACGGCGGTGAGCCGTTTTTCGAAACACCGGAAGCTGTGAAGTACGCGATGATGAAGGCGCTGGTCGAGAACCGCACGCGCTACGCGCCGTCATCGGGCATTGAGCCGCTGCGCGAGGCGATTGCGCGCAAGTTGCAGGCAAAGAACCATATCAAAACAACGGCCGAGCACGTGATCGTGACCGCGGGTGGTGCGCATGCGCTCTATGCGGCATTCCAGACGGTACTGAATCCTGGCGATGACGTGCTGCTCTTTTCGCCTTATTGGACACCGATCAAGGATATGATCACCGGCTCCGAGGCCCGTGCCCTCTTTGTGCCGACGACGACGGCGCGGCGCAACGGCATCACGCAGACCCTGGAGCAATTCTCGACGCCGAACACGCGGGCTATCTACTACAACACGCCGCAGAATCCGTCCGGCACTGTCTTCACGCGTGCCGAGGCCGAAGAAGTCGCGGCTTTTGCAAAGAAGCACGATCTGATCGTGATCGCCGACGAGGCCTACGAGGATCTGGTCTACGACGGCGAACATGTATCCATTGCCTCGTTGCCGGGCATGGCCGAGCGCACGATAACCACGTACACGCTTTCCAAAAGCTATGGCATGACGGGCTGGCGCGTCGGCTATGCCGTGGCGCAGGAGCCGTTCATGACCGGGCTGAAGAAGATGGTGCTGTACTCGGTCAACGGTGTCTCCACGCCGACGCAGTGGGCGGCGCTCGAAGCACTGAGGCTGCCGCAGAGCTATCTCGACTGCCGTCTGGAACAGTACCGTGAGCGGCGCGATCTGCTGGTGGCGGGACTGAACGAAGTAGGACTGGCCTGCGAGACGCCGGCCGGAGCCTTTTACGTCTTTGCGGACGCGAAGAAGATTCACAAGGACAGCCGCAAGGCTGCGGCCACTCTGCTCGACAAGGCGCATGTGGCCACCATTCCCGGCGTTGTCTTCGGTGCCCAGGGCGAGGGCTTCGTGCGCTTTGGCTATGCCATGACCATGGAGGCGATTACGGCAGGTCTGGAAGCTCTCAAGGCCTTCGGAATCAAGAAGTAG
- a CDS encoding 2-hydroxyacid dehydrogenase — translation MLKVGVPAWIDEHLLGKFPEGIALERIPSKPEQEIEVEFWVAPTSAKAVREILPHIRGVKVVQSMMAGVDWLRPLVPEGAVLCDGMGLHNTPTAEWTVTAILSSLKFFPFYRDLQHSQQWQRVSEADGIYRNLHRGQELSKFKVLQEELSGKRVLIVGYGSIGRSIEERLLPFGVEIVRMARSEREGVEPINRLHAVLPEVDVVVLIVPLTDETRGLIGEAELALMRQGALLVNAARGPVVKTDALVAALEAGRMRAALDVTDPEPLPEGHPLWTAPNLLLTPHIAGSSPLSMSRAMDLAAAQVRRYLKGEPLENVVTGSY, via the coding sequence ATGCTGAAGGTCGGAGTTCCGGCGTGGATCGATGAGCACCTGCTGGGGAAGTTTCCCGAAGGGATCGCGCTCGAGCGCATTCCAAGCAAGCCGGAGCAGGAGATCGAAGTAGAGTTCTGGGTCGCGCCGACCTCGGCCAAGGCGGTGCGCGAGATACTGCCTCATATCCGTGGCGTGAAGGTCGTGCAGTCGATGATGGCCGGTGTGGACTGGCTGCGGCCGCTTGTCCCCGAGGGCGCTGTGTTGTGCGACGGCATGGGGCTGCACAATACGCCTACCGCCGAGTGGACCGTGACGGCGATTCTCTCTTCGCTCAAGTTCTTCCCTTTTTACCGGGACCTGCAGCACTCGCAGCAGTGGCAGCGCGTCTCCGAGGCGGATGGCATCTACCGGAACCTGCACCGTGGCCAGGAGCTTTCAAAGTTCAAGGTGCTGCAGGAGGAGCTTTCCGGCAAGCGGGTACTGATCGTGGGCTACGGATCGATCGGCCGCTCGATCGAGGAGCGGCTGTTGCCCTTCGGGGTAGAGATCGTGCGCATGGCGCGCTCGGAGCGCGAGGGCGTGGAGCCGATCAACCGGCTGCACGCCGTGCTGCCGGAGGTCGACGTCGTCGTGTTGATCGTGCCTCTGACCGACGAGACGCGAGGGTTGATTGGCGAAGCGGAGCTGGCGCTGATGCGGCAGGGGGCGCTGCTGGTCAATGCGGCACGCGGCCCGGTGGTGAAGACCGATGCGCTGGTGGCCGCGCTTGAGGCTGGGCGCATGCGCGCCGCGCTGGATGTCACCGATCCTGAGCCGCTGCCCGAGGGGCATCCGCTATGGACGGCGCCGAATCTGCTGCTCACGCCGCATATTGCCGGCTCGAGTCCGCTCTCGATGAGCCGGGCGATGGACCTGGCCGCGGCCCAGGTCCGGCGTTACCTGAAAGGGGAACCGCTCGAGAATGTCGTGACCGGCAGCTACTGA
- a CDS encoding thymidine kinase gives MIQPQSQPVTPGRMEVITGPMFSGKSEELIRRLRRARIARLRVQCFKPDLDVRYHRTAIASHSAQTLDASTVANVDALRDTLYPSLDEVDVIGIDESQFFDASLVPLALDLVHRGKRVVLAGLDTTFAGEPFPPVPDLMAVADEVTKLSAVCMVCGAPAIHTQRLGESQSLVLVGAAGMYEARCRHCFRPYQEELAARQMELCSAQGDSPSASAPFGRDPAR, from the coding sequence ATGATCCAGCCGCAATCTCAGCCTGTCACCCCCGGCCGCATGGAAGTCATTACCGGCCCCATGTTCTCCGGCAAGTCCGAGGAGCTTATCCGCCGCCTGCGCCGCGCCCGCATTGCCCGGCTGCGCGTGCAGTGCTTCAAACCCGATCTCGATGTGCGTTATCACCGCACCGCCATCGCCTCGCACAGCGCGCAAACCCTCGACGCCTCGACGGTGGCCAACGTGGATGCGCTGCGCGATACGCTCTATCCCTCGCTCGATGAGGTCGACGTGATCGGCATCGACGAATCGCAGTTCTTCGACGCTTCGCTCGTCCCGCTGGCCCTGGATCTGGTACATCGCGGCAAACGCGTCGTTCTTGCGGGTCTTGACACGACCTTTGCCGGCGAGCCGTTTCCGCCCGTTCCCGACCTGATGGCCGTGGCCGATGAGGTTACCAAGCTCTCCGCCGTCTGCATGGTCTGCGGCGCGCCGGCCATCCACACGCAGCGACTCGGGGAGAGCCAGTCGCTGGTGCTGGTTGGAGCAGCCGGCATGTATGAGGCCCGCTGCCGCCACTGCTTCCGCCCCTACCAGGAAGAACTGGCGGCACGCCAGATGGAGCTCTGCTCCGCGCAGGGCGATTCGCCTTCGGCCTCCGCTCCCTTCGGTCGCGATCCGGCACGGTAG
- a CDS encoding peptidase inhibitor family I36 protein codes for MKRLFAVLALFFAVAAVAQNYPPGPPPGPQGDPWAYGPNNNVWRPDWNQRPNPRRGACFFTTAPFRGNRFCVRAGDRLPALPGNFGGNISSVQTFGGAQVRLFNDRNFRNGSVTLRGTVPDLRSVPFRGGHTWNNRVSSIMVF; via the coding sequence ATGAAGCGTCTCTTCGCTGTCCTCGCTCTGTTCTTTGCCGTTGCTGCCGTCGCACAGAATTACCCGCCGGGCCCGCCGCCAGGGCCGCAGGGCGATCCCTGGGCTTATGGGCCGAATAACAATGTCTGGCGGCCGGATTGGAATCAGCGTCCGAACCCGCGCCGCGGAGCCTGCTTCTTCACCACCGCTCCTTTCCGCGGAAACCGCTTCTGTGTGCGCGCCGGTGACAGGCTGCCTGCGCTGCCCGGCAATTTTGGCGGCAATATCTCCTCGGTGCAGACCTTTGGAGGCGCGCAGGTGCGGCTCTTCAACGACCGGAACTTCCGCAACGGCAGCGTAACCCTCCGCGGCACGGTCCCGGACCTCCGCTCGGTGCCCTTCCGCGGCGGCCATACCTGGAACAACCGCGTCTCGTCGATCATGGTGTTCTGA